The following are from one region of the Massilia sp. 9096 genome:
- a CDS encoding patatin-like phospholipase family protein, whose amino-acid sequence MTTSTKRISLGLQGGGSLGAFGWGVLDRLLQETGLEIAAISGTSAGSVNAAVLADGYACGGGSEAARAALERFWYGLSTMASMVSPTRPSPVDWATGGGTLATSPGYQLMQLFAGILAPPVSPLSMNPMIPLLSTLINFERVRACEEVELYVPATNIRSGTGRIFTRGELDARMIAASSCLPYVFAPVVIDGESYWDGSFVGNPSLSPLVERGPADIVIIQNNPIARPGLPMTMSDIMSRTSEIAFNISFVRDVSEIRHLGGVINVEDSDSTHSADVRLHLISANEELQKLHLSSKFNTELPFLLHLRELEAATADGWLKQNLDHIGKVSTINPVLVHEANLLNVASL is encoded by the coding sequence ATGACAACTTCAACCAAGCGAATCAGCCTCGGGCTACAAGGAGGCGGTTCGCTGGGCGCCTTTGGATGGGGTGTTCTCGATCGCCTCTTGCAGGAGACGGGGCTTGAAATTGCTGCAATTAGCGGTACAAGTGCCGGTAGTGTAAATGCAGCGGTACTGGCCGACGGCTATGCCTGCGGTGGCGGCAGTGAGGCCGCTCGCGCCGCACTTGAGCGTTTTTGGTACGGGCTGAGCACCATGGCATCGATGGTTAGTCCAACACGCCCGTCGCCAGTCGACTGGGCAACGGGCGGCGGTACCTTAGCCACTTCGCCGGGCTACCAATTGATGCAACTTTTCGCCGGGATCCTGGCGCCGCCTGTCTCGCCGCTGAGCATGAATCCTATGATTCCTCTGCTGAGCACGCTCATAAATTTTGAGCGTGTGCGCGCTTGCGAAGAGGTCGAACTATACGTCCCGGCTACGAATATCCGTAGCGGGACAGGGCGTATCTTCACTCGCGGCGAACTCGATGCGCGCATGATTGCAGCTTCATCCTGTCTGCCGTACGTGTTCGCACCTGTAGTTATCGATGGCGAATCGTACTGGGATGGTAGTTTCGTGGGCAATCCATCGCTGTCGCCCCTTGTTGAAAGAGGCCCGGCTGACATCGTTATCATACAAAATAATCCGATAGCGCGTCCTGGCCTACCAATGACAATGAGCGACATCATGAGTAGAACTAGCGAAATCGCTTTCAACATTAGCTTCGTGCGCGATGTCAGCGAAATACGTCATCTCGGTGGGGTGATCAACGTCGAAGATAGCGACAGCACACATTCAGCGGATGTTCGACTGCATTTAATAAGTGCTAACGAAGAGCTTCAGAAACTTCACTTGTCAAGCAAATTTAACACCGAGTTACCATTTCTGCTCCACCTCCGCGAACTTGAAGCGGCAACAGCAGACGGCTGGTTGAAGCAGAACCTTGACCATATCGGAAAAGTGTCAACGATTAACCCAGTGCTAGTACACGAGGCAAACTTGCTTAATGTAGCCAGTCTTTGA
- a CDS encoding DUF6572 domain-containing protein: protein MSEVTIDFIARNPWQMVLVEQGPWDDVSGNLRRLQDRLYTCIDVAIDGKLAELYPDSIGASVIIRLDGYNLPTSESREFFEMFSSAVFDLPDYKTALETSPHVSSIQFVANFE, encoded by the coding sequence ATGTCTGAAGTTACTATAGATTTCATAGCTAGAAATCCATGGCAAATGGTTCTCGTCGAGCAAGGGCCTTGGGATGACGTTTCAGGCAATCTTCGGCGTCTGCAAGACCGTCTTTACACATGCATTGATGTGGCAATCGATGGCAAACTGGCGGAACTTTATCCTGACTCAATAGGCGCAAGCGTGATAATTCGCTTAGATGGCTACAACCTACCCACGTCTGAAAGTCGAGAGTTCTTTGAAATGTTCAGCTCAGCCGTCTTCGACCTGCCTGACTACAAAACTGCGCTAGAGACATCTCCGCACGTATCCAGCATCCAGTTCGTGGCCAACTTTGAGTAG
- a CDS encoding T6SS immunity protein Tdi1 domain-containing protein — MQPLDEVRNAWAWVGIEPVELIDANDFGNLILKDVRGQYWRLCPEDLCCEVVARCREELDRLSKDQDFLSDWYMRGLVDQAFQRLGALAPGRKYCLKIPGVLGGEYGGDNLGRYRSTNSSELPAILLSKLPIFRTGHRSSYPLPTDICTPSTAKVCNGSVPACRNRS, encoded by the coding sequence ATGCAGCCGCTTGACGAAGTTCGAAACGCTTGGGCATGGGTAGGCATTGAGCCAGTCGAGCTTATAGATGCCAATGACTTCGGCAACCTGATCCTGAAAGACGTACGTGGGCAATACTGGCGTCTATGCCCAGAAGATCTTTGCTGTGAAGTAGTGGCAAGATGTCGAGAGGAGCTGGATCGGTTGTCAAAGGACCAGGATTTCCTGAGTGACTGGTATATGCGTGGTTTAGTGGATCAGGCTTTTCAACGGCTTGGAGCACTTGCTCCCGGACGAAAGTACTGCCTCAAAATTCCCGGTGTACTCGGCGGTGAGTACGGCGGAGATAACCTTGGACGATATCGCTCGACGAACTCATCAGAGCTTCCGGCCATATTGCTCAGCAAATTGCCGATCTTCCGGACGGGACACCGATCAAGCTATCCGTTACCGACTGACATCTGTACGCCCTCGACCGCGAAGGTCTGCAATGGGTCGGTTCCGGCCTGTCGTAACCGTTCGTAA